The DNA sequence CCTCAACTTTGTGTGGCGTCAGCAGGGGAAGGTCGCATTTGCTTGATGAGCAACTCCGCGgacgccggcgctgcagcggacgGCGCCACCGACGCCGTGCTTTGGCCAACTGTAGGTGATGCACTCCGTGACCGTGACACTTTTGTTCAGTGGTGGTTGTCACTCGCTTCGTTGTCATTCAACACCGAGTTGCCACAATCAGGCACTCCACTCGTAGACCTGTCTCTTGTCTACGCTCGTGCATTGCGTGTCGGGTGCTTGTTCCACTCTCTCCTGGACTCCGTCGAGGATGCGTGTGGCGAGAGGCTGCCACtacctgctgctgaggcagTTCCCGCGGTGCCGTCACCAGGGACACCGACACTTCTCACCGTCGCGCGAGCGGATTCATCTACCTTGGCTATACGTGGCACTCACGTTGCCCACCTTAACACTATTGCAGCCCATCGTGCCGCAGCTAATGTTTCCGCTTCGGTGCCTCCGCTCGCAGCGTCGGCGCAACTGAGCTCGTTGCGTCAGATAGAGCTACAGATGCGTCAGGAATGGCAGTCAATCGAGACGCGTCTTTCCGTTGCCCGTTCTATGGCAGCTGCGACCCTCAGGCAGGCTGCACACAACGACAACGAGGCGGGTGACCTAGCCTGCTGACGCGCGCAGATGCCGCTGGTTTTATTTTCATCGCTTTCTTGCGCCTGCACTGCGCTGTGGCATTGGTGCTCTGTGCTCTCGCCCACCGCCTTAACTCGTTagccctttttttctctcttcttttatctcccctcctcctctagcGATGGaggcccctcccccttctgctCGGTCCGCGCTGCTCTTCAGTACGTATCCACTGGAACACtcaagaaagaaaagcgaaaagaaaagccgCAGGGCGCTTGTCCGTCATTGCGAGGTAATTCCACCGCCGCACTTATCATAGGCGGTCTAACAGGATAGGTGAACCGCCTCTTCActccgtccccccccccatcagGGCCCCCGCCTCCGCCCACGCGCCTTTGAGAGCGCTTGTCTCTCCCcactttcctttctctctgtgttgttgttgttgttcttcgcTCACTCTTCTTACACTTCTTCACATGTACACGTATCTTACTCACTGCCTCATCGCCTTCACTTTTGcctgcgcacacacctcaCTATCACTGTATGCCCCCctacctctttctctctctctctcttctgtccTCTGCACGGGCCCGGTGCATACCACGTTGTGTTTCAcccgcctctcttcccaGGGGTGTCGCTACCCGCCACTAGTATTGCTGGGGCTGGTGTCATTGGCAGCCACCCTCATCTCCACCCCTTTCCCCCATCACCCCACTCAGCagggcacacccacacccatccacccacccacacacacacaccagacGGCGTGAGGAGTGCCGCAAGTATCGGTCAAGTTCACACTGAAGGATAgcagggaaaaggaagggaaacattgacagacagagagagattGTGTGTCACCTCATTTGAGTTGAGGGGGCTTAATTGTAAATTGGGCCAGACAAGAAGGTCTtcggaggagacgctgccgtTTCGCATTGTAGCCTTCTATCTCCCCGCTCCTCACCCCATTGCTCTCTCTACTCGCTCTCCATCTTACGCACCAGCTGCTCTCAGCGCCAGGCCCCTCTTCGGCCCTACCTGCAGCTTTTGCCTCCTCTACAGAGTGAAAGTAACGACATAGTATCGGAGGCGAACTAATAGCTCGCTGTGTGTCTGGGTGCCCGTGAGGGTACGCCTTCTGCTCACCGTCGTACGATCAAAGGGGGGACGCTGCCGGACACTGCGTTTGGGGGTTTGGGATAGTCCATAAAGAGAACCGTACTGGGAGGGAAGACACCCCTGAGCGTTTAGCGCCGAGCACTGATAAAGCgtgctgcctgctgctgtgtcgctctctctcttttctttcgttgctCACTTAATCTCCTTACGCGTGTCAGTTGCTACTTGTTTTCGTAGATTTTCGGTTGCTTTTCTGAGTGTGAAGCGCTGTTCGGTACACGTGTTGGGTATGctggtgtgtgcgtctgtgtgtgttttcctttgcctgCACACCACATCTGTGAcggctgctcctcctcccccactgcACTGCTTCTCTCATCTACGCGCTGAAGAAGGGGCCTTTGTTAGAGATCGAGATTTccataccccccccccccatatatatatatacccACGTGAGGCAGCGCCGTACTAAGCAACGCGCTCACACATACATAGAGGCCTATTAACGCACCCAGGAGTGCATACCTCATGTATCCGAGCTAAAGTTTGTGCTtcacttcccctcccttttttttgtctcgctgctctgcgtCTTTTGTTCTCTCCGTGCGCTGATTATCGATTACTCACTCGAGGGGCAACGTAAGCAAAGCGAAAAATCGAGAACGCACTCACAGGGAAGGCAAGAGTTGGTGCTTGTGaattgtgtatgtgtctgtgcatTAGTTAGGTAATACATAGCGTGCTGTTGCGGCTGAGGTTGGCTGATAGcgccagagctgctgctccggcCTGACCCTCTCCGCCTAGCCTTTTTCCACTACTCCCATCCCCCAACGAAGAAGCAGTAGTAGTGCTGAAACAGAATAAATCTGGAgatcgaaaaaaaaaaaccaaaAACACAGCTGGGCTTCAGCGCTTTCTTCACCCTccgtctcccccctctctctctatgtgtgtgtgctctctcGCCGTGCACCGCAGCGTTCTGTGACGTTCTTCTTTTACCTTGAGCTATTTCCTCGCTCAcgctcttgttttttttttttcttgcttcgttgtgtgtgtgtgtgtgtgtgtgtgtgtgtgtgtgaggggggtCACTTTCCATTCTCCGTTGGttttctcctcgctgtcttCATCTTTGTCTGCGtgtccgtgtgtgcgtgcagttTGTGGTTACCCACATATCTACAGGCTCAGCGACGACACGCACTGAGTGGTGTGATTGAAGGTACACGTCCTGGCGCTAGAGGAATGTGGCGCCGGCTAAGGGGATCatacaacaacaacaacatcTGAAAAAGGAGCgcgggcgagagaggaagctaCATATTGGACCTCGGCACGGTGCTTCCCTTGCTGTGTGTCTGTCCGTCTGTCTTCGCTAGTGGATGTGCACGTGCaggtgtgagtgtgtgtatgtgtgtgcgtcttaCCTGATCGTTTTCTTTACtcgcccccccttttccttctccgcctctttttcgtgCTTTCGCTCTCGTCCGCTCACTCACTCCTCTCGTTCTCGCCTTTGCGTGTTCGCCTTCTCGCCTAGTCACGGGAAGGAGATAGTTGCACGCGGCAGAAAACTGAAGCATAATGGGGTGTTACAGCTCCAAAGCCCGATATGGACCACTGTATCGCCccgaaggcggcggtgtcaaCGTCCAACAGAATGAGCCACTACCGAGTGGAAATAGGGATAGGGTGGCCGATAAACCCAACGTCGTAGGCGTCAatagtggcggtggtggtgcaaaagaaaagaacaaCGCCAAGCCGGCCCGTGGCGGCATTCCGCCGTACCGCCCTGATGAGACGACGGCCAAGGGCTACCACGAGTATGTGATGGAGGTGCGCCGTgttgcggtggcgcaggGCATTCTGCCCTCTGTGACTGACGACGCTCAACTCGCAGTGAATTCCACACTCAAGAGAAAGGGCGGTTTCTCATGGATAAAAGCCGAGAATGGCAGGGGGCTTCAGCGCGGCGGGAATCCCGACGCGGTGGCCCATCCCGGTGCCTCGTGCGTCAGTCCGTCAGTGCGGACGCTCACCGTTTATCAGTGCCAACCGCTAGACGTCGACACGGCTGTCGCGATGGGCATGTATAGCACGGTCTATCTGGCGCGCCTCTCTGTTTTTACTGGGACCTCTGAAGCGGCAGTGAACGCGACAGTGCCGCGGTATACGCCGGCACGGAAAGACAATAGCGGCGGCACTGGCGGCCGCAGTCGCTACCCTATTAGAGTTTCAGGGGAAGTTTCCTCAGTGAAAGGTCTCCACTCCAACACTGTCGATGCCAGCTCCGCGCATGGCACCAACACTATCGCCGAACCTGTTTCCGCACCCGCTGCGGCATCAACGGCTTCTCCGGCATGCACAGCTGTGTCGCACTACATTATAGCAATGAAAGAGATTACTCTGGGCACCAGGTTCGCCACAAGACCTGTGCTCCAGCAGATCTGCCTCGAGGTACGACGGTGGACGCGGCTGTCGACTTACTGCCTGCGCATCGTTCGCTGCTACCAGCTGGAGTACGTTTTTCCTGAGGGCGTCTCCATGCCCGTGCTAGAGGCATCCTACCATTTCTTTCCCGGACGGGAACACGCTtacggcagtggtggcgcggcgACTGACGGGCTTTTCACTTTCAATAGTTCTGTCACAGGCGCCGCTAGTCATTCGGTTGATAATCGGAAGCGCCTTGCTCGCAGCGACATGCTCCTCGTTGCTAACTCGGCGAACCAACACTCGAACTTCAAAGCGAACCCGCTGCCACTCATGGCGACCAGTGGCACACCTTACAAACTGCGCCTGTACCTCGAGTACGCCAAACATGGCACTCTGCGTGGGTTCCAGATGAATGAGATGCAGAAGCGCTTTGGGCAACGGCGGCTGCATGAGCTAACCGCGCGCGCCTACATGCGAGACGTTCTTCtggcgcttctgcagctgcacgagagGGATGAGATGCAGTACGATCTGTGCGCCAATGCAGTCTTCCTCCACAAGCCGATTCAGCGCGTCTACTACACCTACTTTCCTGCCTACATTTCCGACGTACCGACGGGTGACTTGACGAGAGTGACGCAGTCGGAGCTGAGCAAAGCACTGATGTCACTGGACCCATCGCCGCCGGTCGAGGGCGCCGGCCTTAAGCAAAAGACCTTGTGTAATGAGCCGATCAACGGCACcgggccaccgccgccggggGACTACCACGGCGGTTCGGGTGAGCAGTGGAGCAGACCATTTGTGGCTCAGCCCGGTACCAGCGCAGTCGGTGTCGAGACCCGCTTCACCCAGATGATCTCGTTCCTGATGCAGGACGGCAGGCGTCCACCGGTGACCTCCACGACCGGCGCCTCCCCCGCTCgaaacaacaacacctcAGGCAAGCTAGATAGGGTGGCCGTAAAGCCCTACGAACAGCGGAACGGCAAAAAGGGTCCAGTAGCGAACGGGGGGCGCACTAATGAGGGTCACAGCCGCGCCCCTTTCTGCTCAACTCCGCCCGAGGCCAGCTTGTTTGGGTCATCGTCGCGGATAGTATCCGCGGGGGGTAGCTTTCGCAAAAACCAGGTGTTCTCCGATCGTACGCCGAATGCACGTAGGGGGCGGAACTACTTTCTTGCCGGCCGCGGCGCCCGCCCGCAGGTGAAGCAACGGAGCGCCAATAATGAGCGTGCCACTGCGTCATCTGAGgtggacggcgacgacactCAACACTCCCACTTGCATGGGACCTACTGCCGCCTCATGGACACGTTTGAGTTCATGTGCCTCGACGAAGATCAAAACttgccctttccttccccgcATGATGGAGTCGGTGCCCAGACGGACGCCGAGATGGTTGTATCAACGATGTTAccagaggagctgcgcgaggcgtTGCCGATGCGGGTGTTGCCGCTACAGCACACAAGTCTCGGTGGCATTGCAATCTTGTCGCCAGATTGCTACGTCGTGAAGCCGATCGAAACGCCGCTGCCCGACTTACGCGGTCGCctccccatcctcctcccaTCGTCCACCTCGTATGGCGCTTTCCGTGGGGgcccgcagctgcagcaagtGATGCATAGGCCACCCATCTCTGCCGCTCCAGGGTTGTCTGGGAGTTTCTCTACAGGGCAGTCTTTCGCGCCGCAGATCCTGAGCGCCGGGACGACGGCGTCCAACGCAGCCGGTGCGCTTGGTCGTTACCGTGGCGGCACACCCCTTGTGAAACTCAACCACTCCTCACTGGTCCGTCGCGCCTTGTGCTTCGCTGACTCTAACAAGCTCGAGGAGGTCCCGGTGCACAAGTATGTGactgccacacacgcagcacctgaggtgctgcacagccgcCTATTCTCCCCCGCGAGCGACATCTACGCCTTCGCCATGACCTTTATCGAGCTTGTTTCGGACGACGGTGCCATTATGAAAGACTGCCTGCCAACGCATCTGCCCAAGCCTGTGACGCCTCACGACAAGGAGGCGTATGACGCTCTCCTGGCGGAAAACCTCGATAAGTGGTACCAGGACCAAATCAAGGCGTTGCCTCAGAACAAAACCTCCGTTAGCAGAGATCAAGGTCAGCAAGATTCCGTGTCGCCACGCACCGGACCGATTGTGATGCACCTTCCGCCTCATCTCTCCGATGAGTGCAAGAAAATCCTCCGGTGGTGCTTGCAACCTGATCCCACGAAGcgccccaccgctgcggagctgctgcggtctcGTTACTTCATGCTGGGTGACTGGATCGCGGCAccgtcggcggtggcggccgagGGGAAGACAACACAGCTGCCCGAAGCGCCATGGACCACCTCGGTCGGCTTCGACGTAGCAGCGAAGGTGGCCGGCCTTCCGGTGCTGAATGAGAAGTGAGAgcgcacacgctcacagaTGTGCAGAGGTTGGCGGAAAGCCttgtggtagtggtggtgtgtgcttgtgtagGGAAGCGAGGAAGGGTGCACTTGTGTTGTTCTTCCGCCGCCTCACACCTTTCCCTTCCGTTGCTCGACGGATTgatgtgcgggtgtgtgtacgtgtgagtgtgcgttTCTTCCTGCTGACGTGCTCCTGTTGATGTTGGCTGTTGTTTGCCTCTCTGCTTTCCTCaagccctcctcctttccctctttccctgtttGTATGGCGCTTTATTCCCTCCTCCAGCCCCGCCCCACTTGCCGACTGCGCGTTGTTGTTCTATGAGTCCtcacctcttttttcttcctctctgtctgtctgtctgtctgtctctgcgTTTGTGTTACATCGCACCAGCTCGTCGCCGCattgctgctcttcctctgcctcccccccttttatGAGAAACAGGGacaccccccctcttcccccgcactccactcctctcttttctctctcgctgtcttGTTTGTGGcccctcgcttctctctggcGTAATCTTTGTTTGCATACATTTTTGCTCTTGCATTTTCGTTCTTGGCTGTGCTGGCAGAAGCACGTCGCCGGATTCCCTTGCCAGCAGATAAGGCATCGACAGGCACGCAGGCGTACCCACAGCACATACGGTATTGGCGCCCTTTGGGACACACAAGCGgcaccctcttctctcccgcctctctctctctcctctgccttactgttttgctctcctctccatccCCTACTCTTCATTTGCCCTTCCCCACTTCATCGACTGAATTcatgcaccccccccccccccacacacacacacaagaggaAAGTCTCTGTTACTCTCGTAACCAGCCTGCGCATTTTAGGGACTCAGATACTGTGCGGGTATGTGTGCGCTGTTGGATGATCTCACAGCCGTCAACTCGCCACCATCGTTCCGCGGAGGAGGCGTCCCACAAGTTTTcatcgctcttcttcgcagAAACCACCAATACGGCCATGGAGCGTCGTCCCGCACCTCAGGGCCCGGTCGGTGATGGGCTACCATCATTCAAGGCGTCCTTGAGCTCCTCGACATCGTTGGCAACGGCAGACATACAAACGCATGCTACCGCAGCGCAACCTGACTCAGTTCCATCGAGGTCCAATACCGTCTGGAAACCCACACGCAGCCCAACAATCCGGCCGCCTCCCAGCGCCGCTCTCCCTGGGCATCTTCTCCGCCGACACTCTCATCTGCTTTCTCCATCGAGCGAGGGGATGGCGGCGTCACGCAGCGCTGACGCCGGGAGGCTCcaggcatcagcagcggcatcctTAGAATCTGCCCAAGAGTCTGGGGAAACGACAACGCACTCGTCGACACCGCCACCGTATGCCCTCGTGATGGACTCGCTCGTGCGTCGCTACCGCGCCGAAGAGGACCGCCTTAGGCAGTGGCGACAAGGTGGCGGTCGTGCccccatcgctgccgcactcCGGCACAGTGGTGTGCAGTCGCAGAGCCGCAAGGGAGATGCtatagaggaggagggaatcACTCACGTAGGATTGCGTGGCAGTATGGGCGGTGTCTCGAGCGGCCACAGAAGCCGAGGTGCAGATGGTGGGCTTCGAGGGAAGTTCACACGTTCTGTTCAACGTACCGCCCTCGCGCGGGCTGTGCAGGCCTGGTGGCGGAGCAGAAGGGCGTTGCAACGAATGAAAAGCAAGGCGAGCAGGCGGCTGTACCCAACGACACTTTCTGTTTCCTCAGCTGCGGTATCGGGCGCGGAGACACAGCACCTCCGTCACATGGCGACCGCACTAGTGTCatcagcgcctgctgcaccgcctggGTTGTCTCTGTCGTGGATAGGTCGAGCGGGCCACAGCATACTTGGCTGCATTTCTCACTCGCTGTCCCTCTCCAGTGACCGGGGGCAGTCGACTAGgttggagctgctgcggcgggcTGACGCTGCTCAGCTACGTGGTGCCCACAGGGGTGACTACGGCAACCCAGTCTACGACAGCTTGGTAGAGGACCAGCAGCCATCGGGAACGGAGAGAGCTGAGATGACGGCAGAGACGGTGTCAACTGGTGTGGTGGCGCCTGTCATGCCGCTGTCTCGCACGGAGGGTGAAACTGTTCTGGCGCATCCTCGCAGGCGTGTGCTTCAGCAAACCGCTGCAGGGGCCAGAAGCGGAGCCCTTCATCGGCAGCTTGCTGTTAGTGGTCGGCTGATCGACGGTGAAGCAGACCTGCGCATCTCCTCGGTTTCTTCAACGTGCTCGAGTCGGGGTAGCAACGTGAGTggtgaaggcagagaagcaatTCAAAGTATTGAGGCTGTGGACGATCTCAGTCACAGACAAGAGGCAGGTTCGGTGGGCTGGCACGAGGACAAGGGCAGCTTCATACTCTCGTGGATTCACGCCTCCCGCATGCACTTTTCAGATAGTGGCGAGGCTGCATCTTCAGGCGACGCGGACAGTTCTTTCCGAAACGTGTCACGCCTGTTCGCACAGTCCCGTATGCGCTTCGCACGCTGGCTGCACCGACAGAAGCGTCTGAAGGCAGCAAAGTGCTCACTGCGTGGTGTGCGTACGTGGTCAAagccgacggcggcggatgCGGAGCACCGTGATGCATTCTTGGGTGCACGGTACTCGTCCGCCACGCCTACACC is a window from the Leishmania panamensis strain MHOM/PA/94/PSC-1 chromosome 26 sequence genome containing:
- a CDS encoding hypothetical protein (TriTrypDB/GeneDB-style sysID: LpmP.26.2020), which produces MGCYSSKARYGPLYRPEGGGVNVQQNEPLPSGNRDRVADKPNVVGVNSGGGGAKEKNNAKPARGGIPPYRPDETTAKGYHEYVMEVRRVAVAQGILPSVTDDAQLAVNSTLKRKGGFSWIKAENGRGLQRGGNPDAVAHPGASCVSPSVRTLTVYQCQPLDVDTAVAMGMYSTVYLARLSVFTGTSEAAVNATVPRYTPARKDNSGGTGGRSRYPIRVSGEVSSVKGLHSNTVDASSAHGTNTIAEPVSAPAAASTASPACTAVSHYIIAMKEITLGTRFATRPVLQQICLEVRRWTRLSTYCLRIVRCYQLEYVFPEGVSMPVLEASYHFFPGREHAYGSGGAATDGLFTFNSSVTGAASHSVDNRKRLARSDMLLVANSANQHSNFKANPLPLMATSGTPYKLRLYLEYAKHGTLRGFQMNEMQKRFGQRRLHELTARAYMRDVLLALLQLHERDEMQYDLCANAVFLHKPIQRVYYTYFPAYISDVPTGDLTRVTQSELSKALMSLDPSPPVEGAGLKQKTLCNEPINGTGPPPPGDYHGGSGEQWSRPFVAQPGTSAVGVETRFTQMISFLMQDGRRPPVTSTTGASPARNNNTSGKLDRVAVKPYEQRNGKKGPVANGGRTNEGHSRAPFCSTPPEASLFGSSSRIVSAGGSFRKNQVFSDRTPNARRGRNYFLAGRGARPQVKQRSANNERATASSEVDGDDTQHSHLHGTYCRLMDTFEFMCLDEDQNLPFPSPHDGVGAQTDAEMVVSTMLPEELREALPMRVLPLQHTSLGGIAILSPDCYVVKPIETPLPDLRGRLPILLPSSTSYGAFRGGPQLQQVMHRPPISAAPGLSGSFSTGQSFAPQILSAGTTASNAAGALGRYRGGTPLVKLNHSSLVRRALCFADSNKLEEVPVHKYVTATHAAPEVLHSRLFSPASDIYAFAMTFIELVSDDGAIMKDCLPTHLPKPVTPHDKEAYDALLAENLDKWYQDQIKALPQNKTSVSRDQGQQDSVSPRTGPIVMHLPPHLSDECKKILRWCLQPDPTKRPTAAELLRSRYFMLGDWIAAPSAVAAEGKTTQLPEAPWTTSVGFDVAAKVAGLPVLNEK